The following are encoded together in the Serratia odorifera genome:
- a CDS encoding antirestriction protein: MNTHSTPPTASSQTNTLTATAVPNRQRLRFWPQHFGNIPQWLILEPHVFGWMDRLCTDYNGGSWHFYTLSNGGAFMAPESDERWSLFNGMNGNGAEMSAEAAGITACLMAFSHHACRTESEAMSDHFYRLREYALHHPDSRAIFSLID; encoded by the coding sequence ATGAATACACATTCTACCCCGCCTACGGCCTCCTCTCAGACAAACACACTGACCGCCACTGCTGTGCCAAACCGCCAGCGCCTCCGTTTCTGGCCACAGCACTTTGGCAACATACCGCAATGGCTCATTCTGGAGCCGCACGTCTTTGGCTGGATGGATCGCCTGTGTACTGATTACAACGGGGGCTCCTGGCACTTTTATACGCTGAGCAACGGCGGCGCCTTTATGGCACCAGAAAGCGATGAGCGGTGGTCACTGTTTAACGGTATGAATGGTAACGGCGCCGAGATGAGTGCTGAGGCCGCAGGGATCACCGCCTGCCTGATGGCCTTCAGCCACCACGCTTGCCGCACTGAGAGCGAAGCGATGAGCGACCATTTCTATCGCCTGCGGGAATACGCGTTGCACCATCCCGACAGCCGCGCCATTTTCTCCCTGATTGACTGA